In one window of Thiobacillus sp. DNA:
- a CDS encoding ATP phosphoribosyltransferase — MTQITLALSKGRIFEETLPLLAAAGITPNESPESSRKLIIDTNRPDVRLIIVRATDVPTYVQHGAADMGIAGKDVLIEHGGEGLYQPVDLDIAKCRMMVAVPVGFDYAGKVKRGARLRVATKYVNTARLHFAAKGVHVDLIKLYGSMELAPLVGLSDVIVDLVSTGGTLKANNLEAVESIMDISSRLVVNQAALKLKHAGIHPIIEAFKGAVSKGVPTP, encoded by the coding sequence ATGACCCAAATCACCCTGGCCCTGTCCAAGGGCCGCATTTTCGAAGAGACCCTGCCCCTGCTGGCGGCGGCGGGCATCACCCCCAACGAGAGCCCGGAGTCCTCCCGCAAGCTCATCATCGACACCAACCGGCCCGACGTGCGCCTCATCATCGTGCGGGCCACGGACGTGCCCACCTATGTGCAGCACGGCGCGGCGGACATGGGCATCGCCGGCAAGGACGTGCTCATCGAGCATGGCGGCGAAGGCTTGTACCAGCCCGTGGACCTGGACATCGCCAAGTGCCGCATGATGGTGGCCGTGCCCGTGGGCTTCGACTACGCCGGCAAGGTGAAGCGGGGTGCCCGCCTGCGGGTGGCCACCAAGTACGTGAACACCGCCCGGCTGCATTTCGCCGCCAAGGGCGTGCATGTGGACCTGATCAAGCTCTACGGCTCCATGGAACTGGCGCCTCTGGTGGGCCTGTCCGACGTCATCGTCGACCTGGTGTCCACCGGCGGCACCCTCAAGGCCAACAACCTGGAGGCGGTGGAGTCCATCATGGACATCAGTTCCCGCCTGGTGGTGAACCAGGCTGCATTGAAGCTGAAACACGCCGGGATTCACCCTATCATTGAAGCCTTCAAGGGCGCCGTAAGCAAAGGCGTCCCCACTCCATAA
- a CDS encoding type II toxin-antitoxin system Phd/YefM family antitoxin, which yields MSQFNIAEAKSHFSELVQKALLGEEVVIAKDNKPLLRLTPIVPVKRGRTPGSAKGQILHMAPDFDATPADFGDYQ from the coding sequence ATGAGCCAATTCAACATTGCAGAAGCGAAAAGCCACTTTTCCGAGCTGGTGCAAAAAGCCTTGCTGGGCGAGGAAGTTGTCATTGCCAAGGACAACAAACCCTTGCTGCGACTGACCCCCATTGTGCCAGTCAAGCGGGGGCGCACGCCGGGGTCGGCCAAGGGGCAGATATTGCACATGGCGCCGGACTTTGACGCCACACCTGCGGATTTTGGCGACTACCAGTGA
- the hisD gene encoding histidinol dehydrogenase — translation MDIPNITRLDASADDFQSRLAHLLAFNDATDSGIQNAVTEILGAVRARGDAAVMEYTARYDRMQVGAMADLELSKADLEAAKANLPLRLLKALELAAERVHVYHEKQRQESWTYTEADGTLLGQQVTPLDRVGLYVPGGKAAYPSSVLMNAIPAKVAGVKELIMVVPTPDGIRNDLVLAAAAISGADRVFTIGGAQAVGALAYGTQTIPQVDKIVGPGNAYVAEAKRRVFGIVGIDMIAGPSEILVICDGKTNPDWIAMDLFSQAEHDELAQAILISPDAAFLDAVQASVAKLLPSMPRQEVISTSIGNRAGLIHCKDLAQAAEIANFIAPEHLELSVEDPQAMLPLIRHAGAIFMGRHTCEALGDYCAGPNHVLPTSRTARFSSPLGVYDFQKRSSLIQVSEAGARTLGEIAAALAYGEGLQAHGRSAEYRFER, via the coding sequence ATGGACATCCCCAATATCACCCGACTCGACGCCTCAGCTGATGATTTCCAGTCCCGGCTGGCCCATCTCCTGGCCTTCAATGACGCCACGGACAGCGGCATCCAGAACGCCGTGACGGAAATCCTTGGGGCGGTACGGGCCCGGGGCGACGCAGCGGTGATGGAATACACCGCCCGCTACGACCGCATGCAGGTGGGCGCCATGGCCGACCTGGAATTGAGCAAGGCCGACCTGGAAGCCGCCAAGGCCAACCTGCCCCTGCGTCTCTTGAAAGCCCTGGAGCTGGCCGCGGAGCGGGTTCATGTCTACCACGAGAAGCAGCGCCAGGAGTCCTGGACCTATACCGAGGCTGACGGCACCCTTCTGGGCCAGCAGGTCACCCCCCTGGATCGGGTGGGACTGTACGTGCCCGGCGGCAAGGCGGCCTATCCCTCCTCCGTGCTCATGAATGCCATCCCGGCCAAGGTGGCCGGCGTGAAGGAACTCATCATGGTGGTGCCCACGCCGGATGGCATCAGGAACGACCTGGTGCTGGCCGCCGCCGCCATCTCTGGCGCGGACCGGGTGTTCACCATCGGTGGTGCCCAGGCCGTGGGCGCCCTGGCCTACGGCACCCAGACCATCCCCCAGGTGGACAAGATCGTCGGCCCGGGCAACGCCTATGTGGCGGAGGCCAAGCGACGGGTGTTCGGCATCGTCGGCATCGATATGATCGCCGGCCCCTCGGAGATCCTGGTGATCTGCGACGGCAAGACGAACCCGGACTGGATCGCCATGGACCTCTTTTCCCAGGCGGAACACGATGAGCTGGCCCAGGCCATCCTAATCAGCCCGGATGCGGCCTTCCTGGACGCGGTCCAGGCCAGCGTGGCCAAGCTGCTGCCTTCCATGCCCCGCCAGGAAGTGATCTCCACCTCCATCGGCAACCGGGCAGGCCTGATCCACTGCAAGGACCTGGCCCAGGCGGCGGAAATCGCCAACTTCATCGCCCCGGAACACCTGGAGTTGTCGGTGGAAGACCCCCAGGCCATGCTGCCCCTGATCCGCCACGCCGGCGCCATTTTCATGGGGCGGCACACCTGCGAAGCCCTGGGGGACTACTGCGCCGGCCCCAACCACGTGCTGCCCACCTCCCGCACGGCCCGCTTCTCCTCGCCCCTGGGGGTGTACGACTTCCAGAAGCGCTCCAGCCTCATCCAGGTATCGGAAGCCGGTGCCCGCACCCTGGGCGAGATCGCCGCCGCCCTGGCCTACGGCGAGGGGCTCCAGGCCCACGGCCGTTCGGCGGAGTACCGCTTCGAGCGTTGA
- the hisB gene encoding imidazoleglycerol-phosphate dehydratase HisB — protein MRQADISRNTLETQVRAVIDLDGTGKCSLDTGLPFLEHMLDQVARHGLVDINIQAKGDLHIDAHHTAEDIGITLGQAFSKAVGDKKGIRRYGHAYVPLDEALSRVVVDLSGRPGLEFHVDFTRARIGDFDVDLFREFFQGFVNHAGVTLHVDNLRGVNAHHQAETVFKAFGRALRMALEMDARMGGVMPSTKGTL, from the coding sequence ATGCGGCAAGCCGACATCTCCCGTAACACCCTGGAAACCCAGGTCCGCGCCGTCATTGATCTGGACGGCACCGGCAAGTGCAGCCTGGACACGGGCCTGCCCTTCCTGGAGCACATGCTGGACCAGGTGGCCCGCCACGGCCTGGTGGATATCAACATCCAGGCCAAGGGCGACTTGCACATCGATGCCCACCATACCGCCGAGGACATCGGCATCACCCTGGGCCAGGCCTTCTCCAAGGCCGTGGGGGACAAGAAGGGCATCCGCCGCTACGGCCATGCCTACGTGCCTCTGGACGAAGCCCTGTCCCGGGTGGTGGTCGACCTGTCCGGCCGGCCCGGCCTGGAGTTCCACGTGGACTTCACCCGGGCCCGCATCGGCGACTTCGACGTGGACCTGTTCCGGGAATTCTTCCAGGGCTTCGTCAATCACGCCGGCGTGACCCTGCACGTGGACAACCTGCGAGGCGTGAACGCCCACCACCAGGCTGAGACAGTGTTCAAGGCCTTCGGACGGGCCCTGCGCATGGCATTGGAAATGGATGCCCGCATGGGGGGCGTCATGCCGTCCACCAAGGGCACCCTCTGA
- a CDS encoding ABC transporter permease: MIGFWTLFKKEILRFWKVLLQTVAAPILTALLYLLIFSHVLEAHVEVYPGVGYTAFLMPGLVMMSLLQNAFANSSSSLIQSKITGNIVFVLLPPLSYMEFFLAYMLAALVRGLVIGVGVMLVGLFFADLEMRHPLWVLSFAVAAGVVFACVGMMAGIWAEKFDHLAGVQNFAIMPLTFLSGVFYSIHSLPAFWQGVSHFNPVFYMIDGFRFGFFGLSDVSPWLGLAVVAPTALLSSLFTLWMLRSGYKLRH; this comes from the coding sequence GTGATCGGCTTCTGGACACTGTTCAAGAAGGAGATCCTGCGCTTCTGGAAGGTGCTGCTGCAAACCGTGGCGGCCCCCATCCTCACGGCCCTGCTGTACCTGCTCATCTTCTCCCACGTACTGGAGGCCCATGTGGAGGTCTATCCCGGAGTCGGCTACACCGCCTTCCTCATGCCTGGGCTGGTGATGATGTCACTGCTGCAGAACGCCTTCGCCAATTCCTCCTCCTCCCTGATCCAGTCCAAGATCACGGGCAACATCGTGTTCGTGCTGCTGCCGCCCCTGTCCTACATGGAGTTCTTCCTGGCCTACATGCTGGCTGCCCTGGTGCGGGGCCTGGTGATCGGCGTGGGCGTAATGCTGGTGGGACTGTTCTTCGCCGACCTGGAGATGCGTCATCCCCTGTGGGTGCTGAGCTTTGCCGTGGCAGCCGGGGTGGTTTTTGCCTGCGTCGGCATGATGGCGGGCATCTGGGCGGAGAAATTCGACCATCTGGCGGGGGTGCAGAACTTCGCCATCATGCCCCTGACCTTCCTGTCCGGCGTGTTCTATTCCATCCATTCCCTGCCGGCCTTCTGGCAGGGGGTGTCCCATTTCAACCCGGTGTTCTACATGATCGACGGTTTCCGCTTTGGTTTCTTCGGGCTGTCGGACGTGAGTCCCTGGCTGGGCCTGGCCGTGGTGGCCCCCACGGCCCTGCTTTCCTCGCTGTTCACTTTGTGGATGCTGCGTTCGGGCTATAAACTCCGCCACTGA
- the murA gene encoding UDP-N-acetylglucosamine 1-carboxyvinyltransferase, protein MDKLVVTGGARLSGEVAISGAKNAALPILCAALLAREPLELTNVPELNDIGTMLRLLEQMGVKVARDGHNVTLDASGLNNPVAPYEMVKTMRASILVLGPLAARCGEARVSLPGGCAIGARPVDQHIKGLQSMGAEVSVDHGYVQARTTRLKGARIFTDMVTVTGTENLMMAACLADGETVIENAAREPEVVDLAQCLVGMGAQISGAGTDVIRIRGVEKLHGASHRVMPDRIETGTFLCAAAATGGKVRLTGTSAGYLDAVVDKLMDAGCDIASEKVPGSESIIIQAPARLKAVSIRTAPYPAFPTDMQAQFMVINTVAEGSAVIRETIFENRFMHAVELIRLGADIKIDGNTAFVTGVERLQGATVMATDLRASASLVVAGLVAEGETHIERIYHLDRGYEHIEQKFEALGASIRREKA, encoded by the coding sequence ATGGATAAGCTCGTTGTCACCGGCGGCGCCCGCCTCTCCGGGGAAGTGGCCATTTCCGGCGCCAAGAACGCGGCCCTGCCCATCCTCTGCGCCGCCCTGCTCGCCAGGGAGCCCCTGGAATTGACCAACGTGCCGGAGCTGAACGACATCGGCACCATGCTCAGGCTGCTGGAGCAGATGGGCGTGAAGGTGGCCCGGGATGGCCACAACGTGACCCTGGACGCCTCCGGCCTGAACAACCCCGTGGCGCCCTACGAGATGGTGAAGACCATGCGCGCCAGCATCCTGGTGCTTGGGCCCCTGGCGGCCCGCTGTGGCGAGGCGCGCGTGTCCCTGCCCGGCGGCTGCGCCATCGGCGCCCGGCCCGTGGACCAGCACATCAAGGGCCTCCAGTCCATGGGCGCCGAGGTGTCCGTGGACCACGGCTATGTTCAGGCCAGGACGACTCGCCTGAAGGGCGCCCGCATCTTTACCGACATGGTCACCGTCACCGGCACCGAGAACCTGATGATGGCCGCCTGCCTGGCCGACGGCGAGACGGTCATCGAGAACGCCGCCCGGGAACCGGAGGTGGTGGACCTGGCCCAGTGCCTGGTGGGCATGGGCGCCCAGATCAGCGGCGCCGGCACGGACGTGATCCGCATCCGCGGCGTGGAAAAGCTCCATGGCGCCAGCCACCGGGTCATGCCGGACCGCATCGAGACCGGCACCTTCCTGTGCGCCGCCGCGGCCACGGGCGGCAAGGTGCGCCTCACCGGCACCTCCGCCGGCTATCTGGACGCGGTGGTGGACAAGCTCATGGATGCAGGCTGCGACATCGCCAGCGAGAAGGTGCCGGGGTCGGAATCCATCATCATCCAGGCCCCGGCCCGGCTGAAGGCGGTGTCCATCCGCACTGCCCCCTATCCGGCCTTTCCCACGGACATGCAGGCCCAGTTCATGGTGATCAACACCGTGGCCGAGGGCAGCGCGGTCATTCGCGAGACCATCTTCGAGAACCGCTTCATGCACGCCGTGGAATTGATCCGCCTGGGGGCGGACATCAAGATCGATGGCAACACCGCCTTCGTCACCGGCGTGGAGCGCCTCCAGGGCGCCACGGTCATGGCCACGGACCTGCGGGCCTCCGCCAGCCTGGTGGTGGCCGGCCTGGTGGCGGAAGGGGAAACCCACATCGAGCGCATCTACCATCTGGACCGGGGGTATGAGCACATAGAACAGAAGTTCGAGGCTCTGGGAGCTTCCATCCGGCGGGAAAAAGCCTAG
- the hisA gene encoding 1-(5-phosphoribosyl)-5-[(5-phosphoribosylamino)methylideneamino]imidazole-4-carboxamide isomerase — protein MLIIPAIDLKDGQCVRLKQGEMDSATVFSANPAEMAEKWLASGARRLHLVDLNGAFAGKPVNEKAIQAIVQAVGDEIPVQLGGGIRDLDTIERYLDDGITYVIIGSAAVKNPGFLHDACIAFPGHIIVGLDAKDGKVAVEGWSKVTGHDVVDLARRFEDYGVESVVYTDIGRDGMLSGVNIEATVKLAQALTIPVIASGGITNLDDVRKLCAVEAEGIMGAITGRAIYEGTLDFTAAQALADELSGKSS, from the coding sequence ATGCTGATCATTCCCGCGATTGATCTGAAGGATGGGCAATGTGTTCGCCTCAAGCAGGGCGAAATGGACAGCGCCACGGTGTTTTCCGCCAATCCGGCCGAGATGGCCGAGAAATGGCTGGCCAGCGGTGCCCGCCGACTTCACCTGGTGGACCTGAACGGCGCCTTCGCCGGCAAGCCCGTGAACGAGAAGGCCATCCAGGCCATCGTCCAGGCGGTGGGAGACGAGATTCCCGTGCAACTGGGCGGAGGCATCCGGGATCTGGACACCATCGAGCGCTACCTGGACGACGGCATCACCTACGTCATCATCGGCAGCGCGGCGGTGAAGAATCCCGGCTTCCTGCACGACGCCTGCATCGCTTTCCCCGGCCACATCATCGTGGGACTGGACGCCAAGGACGGCAAGGTGGCGGTGGAAGGCTGGTCCAAGGTGACGGGCCACGATGTGGTGGACCTGGCCAGGCGCTTCGAGGACTACGGCGTTGAATCCGTGGTGTACACCGACATCGGCCGGGACGGCATGCTCTCCGGCGTGAATATCGAGGCTACCGTGAAGCTGGCCCAGGCCCTCACCATTCCGGTCATCGCCAGCGGCGGCATCACCAATCTGGACGACGTGCGCAAGCTGTGCGCCGTGGAGGCCGAGGGCATCATGGGGGCCATCACCGGCCGTGCCATCTACGAGGGCACCCTGGACTTCACTGCCGCCCAGGCCCTGGCGGACGAGCTTTCTGGCAAGTCATCCTGA
- a CDS encoding BolA/IbaG family iron-sulfur metabolism protein, whose amino-acid sequence MVTPQQIQDWIAANLPCDYLKVAGDGQHFEAVIVSAEFAGKLPVARHQRVYQALGDRMKAEIHALSMRTLTPEEWKAANG is encoded by the coding sequence ATGGTTACTCCCCAACAAATCCAGGACTGGATCGCCGCGAATCTGCCCTGCGACTACCTGAAAGTGGCCGGCGACGGCCAGCACTTCGAAGCCGTCATCGTCAGCGCCGAGTTCGCCGGCAAGCTGCCGGTGGCCCGCCACCAGCGGGTCTACCAGGCCCTGGGCGACAGGATGAAGGCCGAGATCCACGCCCTGTCCATGCGCACCCTGACCCCGGAGGAGTGGAAAGCGGCCAATGGATAA
- a CDS encoding ABC transporter ATP-binding protein produces the protein MTSAVRIRGLEKAFIGVNSRVHALRGVDLDIRQGEFFALLGPNGAGKTTLISILAGLARATAGTAEIMGHDVVRNYREARRQLGVVPQELVFDPFFTVRESLVFQAGYFGLRRNDAWIDELLAHLGLTDKADTNMRRLSGGMKRRALVAQALVHRPPVIVLDEPTAGVDVELRQSLWAFIRQLNEQGHTILLTTHYLEEAETLCERVAMLKDGRIVALDRTANLLRAGAERRLVLEIDTELPAFLLPRLKGREGGRYLLDLPDYTELEGILADLRQAGVGIRDLAVRQPDLEEVFIKVMQEASP, from the coding sequence ATGACCTCGGCGGTCCGCATTCGCGGCCTGGAAAAGGCCTTCATTGGCGTGAATTCCCGGGTCCATGCCCTGCGCGGCGTGGACCTGGACATTCGGCAAGGGGAGTTCTTCGCCCTGTTGGGCCCCAATGGCGCGGGCAAGACCACCCTCATCAGCATCCTGGCAGGCCTGGCCAGGGCCACGGCGGGCACCGCCGAGATCATGGGCCACGACGTGGTGCGGAACTACCGGGAGGCCCGGCGCCAGCTGGGGGTGGTGCCCCAGGAACTGGTATTCGACCCCTTCTTCACGGTGCGGGAATCCCTGGTGTTCCAGGCCGGCTACTTCGGCCTGCGCCGGAACGACGCCTGGATCGACGAACTCCTGGCCCACCTGGGCCTGACGGACAAGGCGGACACCAATATGCGCCGCCTGTCCGGCGGCATGAAGCGCCGCGCCCTGGTGGCCCAGGCCCTGGTGCACCGCCCCCCCGTCATCGTCCTGGATGAGCCCACCGCCGGGGTGGACGTGGAGCTGCGCCAGTCCCTGTGGGCCTTCATTCGCCAACTCAATGAGCAGGGGCACACCATCCTGCTCACCACCCATTACCTGGAAGAAGCGGAAACCCTGTGCGAACGGGTGGCCATGCTGAAGGATGGCCGCATCGTCGCCCTGGACCGCACCGCCAACCTGCTGCGGGCCGGAGCTGAACGCCGTCTGGTGCTGGAGATCGACACCGAATTGCCTGCCTTCCTACTGCCCCGCCTCAAGGGCAGGGAAGGGGGGCGTTATCTGCTGGACCTGCCTGATTACACCGAGCTGGAGGGCATTCTGGCGGACCTGCGCCAGGCCGGCGTGGGCATCCGGGACCTGGCTGTCCGCCAGCCCGACCTGGAAGAGGTGTTCATCAAGGTGATGCAGGAGGCCTCGCCGTGA
- a CDS encoding type II toxin-antitoxin system VapC family toxin — MQLLLDTHTFLWWVNDAPELSAKARKAIADEANTCFLSLASCWEMAIKSSLGKLGLAMPLDRFIPEQLAANGFSLLNIDFRHAARVETLPFHHRDPFDRLLVAQAQAEKLTLVSADTKLSDYGVKRIW; from the coding sequence ATGCAACTGCTGCTGGATACCCACACCTTCCTCTGGTGGGTGAACGACGCCCCGGAGTTGTCAGCCAAGGCCCGCAAGGCCATCGCGGACGAGGCCAACACGTGCTTTCTCAGCCTGGCCAGCTGCTGGGAGATGGCCATCAAATCCAGCCTGGGCAAGCTGGGGCTGGCCATGCCCCTGGACCGATTCATCCCGGAGCAGTTGGCCGCCAACGGTTTTTCCCTGCTCAACATCGATTTCCGTCACGCGGCCCGGGTGGAAACCTTGCCCTTCCATCATCGCGATCCCTTTGACCGCCTGCTGGTGGCCCAGGCCCAGGCAGAGAAACTGACCCTGGTGTCGGCGGACACCAAGCTGTCCGATTACGGCGTGAAACGCATTTGGTAG
- a CDS encoding STAS domain-containing protein, which translates to MEKQGNAELRVDGQVAFLEGNLTLAHAARMLAQGKAAIQQGVSRFDLSRVGHMDSSAISLILGLRRFAASSGQTIQIQSVSDSLLSLAKLYGVAEHL; encoded by the coding sequence ATGGAAAAGCAGGGAAACGCGGAACTGCGGGTCGACGGACAGGTTGCCTTCCTGGAAGGCAACCTGACCCTGGCCCATGCCGCCCGCATGCTGGCCCAGGGCAAGGCGGCGATCCAGCAGGGGGTATCCAGGTTCGACCTGTCCCGGGTGGGGCACATGGATTCATCCGCCATCAGCCTGATCCTGGGCCTGCGGCGCTTTGCCGCCTCCAGCGGCCAAACCATCCAGATTCAATCCGTCTCGGACAGCCTGCTCAGCCTCGCCAAGCTCTATGGCGTGGCTGAGCATCTATAA
- the hisF gene encoding imidazole glycerol phosphate synthase subunit HisF gives MGLAKRIIPCLDVTAGRVVKGVNFVNLRDAGDPVEIARRYDDQGADELTFLDITASSDDRDLILHIIEDVAAQVFIPLTVGGGVRAVEDVRRLLHAGADKVTINTAAVSNPQLVKDASDRFGSQCIVVAIDAKQTVWGAAPKWDIFTHGGRKPTGLDAVDWARRMEALGAGEILLTSMDRDGAKIGFDLNLTRAISDAVSIPIIASGGVGTLQHLADGVKQGGADAVLAASIFHFGEFTVEQAKRHLREQGIEVRL, from the coding sequence ATGGGCCTGGCCAAACGCATCATCCCCTGTCTGGACGTCACCGCCGGTCGCGTGGTCAAGGGCGTCAATTTCGTCAACCTGCGGGACGCGGGCGACCCCGTGGAGATCGCCCGCCGCTACGATGATCAGGGTGCCGACGAACTCACCTTCCTGGACATCACCGCCAGTTCCGACGACCGGGACCTGATCCTGCACATCATCGAGGACGTGGCGGCCCAGGTCTTCATCCCCCTTACCGTGGGTGGCGGGGTACGGGCCGTGGAGGACGTGCGCCGCCTGCTCCACGCCGGTGCCGACAAGGTCACCATCAATACCGCCGCCGTGAGCAACCCCCAGTTGGTCAAGGACGCATCCGACCGCTTCGGCTCCCAGTGCATCGTGGTGGCCATAGACGCCAAGCAGACCGTCTGGGGCGCGGCGCCCAAATGGGATATCTTCACCCACGGCGGCCGCAAGCCCACGGGCCTGGATGCCGTGGACTGGGCCCGCCGCATGGAGGCCCTGGGTGCAGGCGAGATATTGTTGACGAGCATGGACCGGGATGGTGCCAAGATCGGTTTCGACCTGAACCTGACCCGGGCCATCTCCGACGCGGTGAGCATACCCATCATCGCCAGCGGCGGCGTGGGCACGCTGCAGCACCTGGCGGACGGCGTGAAGCAGGGCGGAGCCGACGCCGTGCTGGCCGCCAGTATTTTCCACTTCGGCGAGTTCACCGTGGAACAGGCCAAGCGCCACCTGCGGGAGCAGGGTATCGAGGTGCGCCTGTGA
- the hisH gene encoding imidazole glycerol phosphate synthase subunit HisH, whose protein sequence is MTDIAIIDYGMGNLLSVSKAFEHVAPQAKVAVTSDPAVIQAAGKVVFPGVGAMADCIRELDGRGLIGVVKDAAANRPFLGICLGMQALFDHSEEGDCAGLGILPGNVRLFPAEAMHDEAGNKLKVPHIGWNEVLQAQAHPLWNGIGDNERFYFVHSYYCDPTDRDVVAGTARYPFEFACAVARDNLFAVQFHPEKSATAGLRLLANFVTWNV, encoded by the coding sequence ATGACCGACATCGCCATCATCGACTACGGCATGGGCAACCTGCTGTCCGTGTCCAAGGCCTTCGAGCACGTGGCGCCCCAGGCCAAGGTCGCCGTGACTTCCGATCCCGCCGTCATCCAGGCAGCGGGCAAGGTGGTGTTTCCCGGCGTGGGGGCCATGGCGGATTGCATTCGCGAACTGGACGGCCGAGGCCTTATCGGCGTCGTCAAGGATGCGGCGGCCAACCGGCCATTCCTTGGCATCTGCCTGGGCATGCAGGCCCTGTTCGACCATTCCGAGGAAGGGGACTGTGCCGGCCTGGGCATACTGCCAGGCAACGTGCGCCTGTTTCCCGCCGAGGCCATGCATGACGAGGCGGGTAACAAGCTCAAGGTGCCCCACATAGGGTGGAACGAGGTGCTCCAAGCCCAGGCCCACCCCTTGTGGAACGGCATCGGCGACAACGAGCGCTTCTATTTCGTGCACAGCTATTACTGTGACCCCACGGATCGCGACGTGGTGGCAGGCACGGCCCGCTACCCCTTCGAATTCGCCTGTGCGGTGGCCCGGGACAACCTTTTTGCCGTGCAATTCCACCCGGAAAAGAGCGCTACCGCAGGTTTGCGGCTGCTCGCCAATTTTGTGACCTGGAACGTTTAG
- a CDS encoding histidinol-phosphate transaminase has product MNRYWSAVVHGLTPYVPGEQPKLPGLIKLNTNENPYPPSPKVLEAMRGEVGDGLRLYPDPNADRLKTAIADYYGAYGITPRQVFVGNGSDEVLGHTFLGLLKHDAPLLFPDVTYSFYPVYCGLYGIDGRSVPLDDDFAIRVDDYLAAPACGAIIFPNPNAPTGRLLARVEIERLLVGRPDVPVVVDEAYIDFGGESAVALVDRHPNLLVIQTLSKSRSLAGLRVGFAVGHPDLIEALERVKNSFNSYPLDRLAIAGGVAAMEDGDHFERTCQAVIASRKRLTQDMEEAGFVVLPSGANFIFARHPQQDAGALAAALRARNIIVRHFKLPRIDQFLRITIGTDAECGALLAALKEILAS; this is encoded by the coding sequence ATGAACCGCTACTGGAGCGCCGTGGTCCACGGCCTTACCCCCTACGTACCCGGCGAACAGCCCAAACTTCCGGGCCTGATCAAGCTCAACACCAACGAGAACCCCTACCCCCCTTCCCCCAAGGTGCTGGAAGCCATGCGCGGCGAGGTGGGCGACGGCCTTCGCCTCTACCCGGATCCCAACGCAGACCGGCTCAAAACGGCAATCGCCGATTACTACGGCGCTTACGGCATTACCCCCCGCCAGGTGTTCGTGGGCAACGGCTCCGACGAAGTGCTGGGCCACACCTTCCTGGGCCTGCTGAAGCACGACGCCCCCCTGCTGTTCCCGGACGTGACCTACAGCTTCTACCCGGTCTATTGCGGCCTGTATGGCATCGACGGCCGCTCCGTGCCCCTGGACGACGACTTCGCCATCCGGGTGGACGACTACCTGGCGGCCCCCGCCTGCGGCGCCATCATCTTCCCCAACCCCAACGCACCCACGGGCCGGTTGCTGGCACGGGTGGAGATCGAACGCCTTCTGGTGGGCCGCCCCGACGTGCCCGTAGTGGTAGACGAGGCCTACATCGACTTCGGCGGCGAGTCGGCCGTCGCCCTTGTGGACCGCCACCCCAACCTGCTGGTGATCCAGACCCTGTCCAAGTCCCGTTCCCTGGCGGGGCTGCGGGTGGGTTTCGCCGTGGGCCACCCGGACCTCATCGAGGCCCTGGAACGGGTGAAGAACAGCTTCAACTCCTATCCCCTGGACCGCCTTGCCATCGCTGGCGGCGTGGCGGCCATGGAAGACGGGGATCACTTCGAACGCACCTGCCAGGCCGTCATCGCCAGCCGGAAGCGTCTGACACAGGATATGGAGGAAGCGGGATTCGTGGTGCTGCCCTCGGGGGCCAACTTCATCTTCGCCCGCCACCCCCAGCAGGATGCAGGGGCACTGGCCGCCGCCTTGCGGGCCCGCAACATCATCGTGCGTCACTTCAAGCTGCCCCGCATCGACCAGTTCCTGCGCATCACCATCGGCACCGATGCCGAGTGTGGCGCCTTGCTGGCGGCCCTGAAGGAAATACTGGCCAGTTAG